One Borreliella valaisiana VS116 DNA segment encodes these proteins:
- the bptA gene encoding virulence-associated protein BptA, producing the protein MSRILFYGLLLICVFLGFFFFFKKENNVIYNKIIQKSEDKVFTDETYTYLFKDGNLKELVFIKSEFMDPKLEHKKNRNMTGYLIDAYRAMNPSYNFDFAVHDNKILGFKSVIFEGFGDAQVSRHENNLPSEKWQQLKDFNIGDPNINEKFFHLKFPFTVKNTLRVTLSKGFFNKIKRLKRLKIVLVSNEDKEYKIDIKNFLLKYNL; encoded by the coding sequence ATGAGTAGAATTTTATTTTACGGATTATTGTTAATCTGTGTTTTTTTAGGTTTCTTTTTCTTTTTTAAAAAAGAAAATAATGTTATTTATAATAAAATTATTCAAAAATCAGAAGATAAAGTCTTTACTGATGAGACTTATACATATCTTTTTAAAGATGGCAATTTGAAAGAGCTGGTTTTTATAAAATCGGAGTTTATGGATCCTAAGCTTGAGCATAAAAAGAATAGGAATATGACAGGTTATTTGATAGATGCTTATAGAGCTATGAATCCCAGCTACAATTTTGATTTTGCGGTTCACGATAATAAAATTCTAGGTTTTAAAAGTGTAATTTTTGAAGGATTTGGGGATGCTCAAGTTTCAAGGCATGAGAATAATTTACCAAGCGAGAAATGGCAACAATTAAAGGATTTTAACATTGGAGATCCAAATATTAATGAAAAATTTTTTCATTTAAAATTTCCTTTTACGGTAAAAAATACCTTGCGAGTTACCCTTTCTAAAGGATTTTTTAATAAAATCAAAAGATTAAAACGATTAAAGATTGTTTTAGTTTCTAATGAAGATAAAGAATATAAAATAGATATAAAAAATTTTTTACTAAAATATAATCTTTAA
- a CDS encoding isochorismatase family protein gives MNTLFIAGLALDFCVKETIFDAINLGFQVCLILDATKSITTTPELIIQELKKLNVLTCFSKDIF, from the coding sequence ATCAATACATTATTTATAGCGGGATTGGCATTAGATTTTTGTGTAAAAGAAACCATATTTGATGCAATTAACTTAGGATTTCAAGTTTGTTTAATACTAGATGCCACAAAAAGCATAACAACCACTCCCGAATTAATAATTCAGGAACTTAAAAAGCTTAATGTATTAACTTGTTTTTCTAAGGACATCTTCTAA
- a CDS encoding plasmid maintenance protein, with amino-acid sequence MEVNKYPQTKSKYQYKLIALIATLEYVNKTKKKYCQSDILYCFNGNLKRNGQKEVSIKTLRNYFYKLEKLNITINYYRHLGINMGTEIYYTLRHSKKDCYNIINQYFREKKKERFQKRVNSYIKINYSKKDSVKNGECFNNKYNKEEKEENKKEVQINKLKLKKYSQKCNFGEDISSFIINLGLRKEESIRLFKLISKEKYYFKKETKNNPQKSLKHKRKNLISILRKIKINLINEGYDKEKIKLQIKNIYQKYKNKPHFILEKNKYKDLSKIIEKIKENTKKFEIKNNKDNVKNNIYSILLDQLYCKTNKINLKDKIKEYLNKQKNLEYKKIFNNQYYNEITNLIEQQNNEKTTVLIKS; translated from the coding sequence GTGGAAGTTAATAAATACCCACAAACAAAAAGTAAATATCAATACAAGCTTATTGCTTTAATTGCAACACTTGAATATGTCAACAAAACTAAAAAAAAATACTGCCAATCTGATATCCTTTATTGTTTTAATGGTAACCTAAAACGCAACGGACAAAAAGAAGTTTCAATCAAAACGCTTCGAAACTACTTCTATAAATTAGAAAAGCTTAACATTACTATTAATTACTACAGACATCTAGGTATTAATATGGGAACCGAAATCTACTATACTCTTAGACATTCTAAAAAAGACTGCTACAACATAATAAACCAATACTTCAGAGAGAAAAAGAAAGAAAGATTCCAAAAGCGAGTTAATTCATACATTAAAATAAATTATAGTAAAAAGGACAGTGTAAAAAATGGGGAATGTTTTAATAATAAATATAATAAAGAAGAAAAAGAAGAAAATAAAAAAGAAGTACAAATCAATAAACTAAAACTAAAAAAATATTCGCAAAAATGTAATTTTGGTGAAGATATTTCTTCCTTCATTATAAATCTTGGCTTAAGGAAAGAAGAATCCATAAGACTTTTCAAACTTATAAGCAAAGAAAAGTACTATTTCAAAAAAGAAACCAAAAATAATCCACAAAAGTCATTAAAACATAAAAGAAAAAATTTAATTTCAATTCTAAGAAAAATAAAAATAAACTTGATAAACGAAGGTTACGACAAAGAAAAAATTAAACTACAAATAAAAAACATATACCAAAAATACAAAAATAAACCCCATTTCATATTGGAAAAAAATAAATATAAAGACCTTAGTAAAATTATAGAAAAAATAAAAGAAAATACTAAAAAATTTGAAATTAAAAACAACAAAGATAATGTAAAAAATAACATTTACAGCATACTTTTAGATCAACTATATTGTAAAACCAACAAAATAAATTTGAAAGACAAAATTAAAGAATATTTAAATAAACAAAAAAACCTGGAATACAAAAAAATATTCAACAATCAGTACTATAATGAAATAACAAATCTAATAGAACAACAAAATAATGAAAAAACAACTGTTTTAATTAAGAGTTAA
- a CDS encoding MFS transporter, with translation MEFPSGIISDIFDRKIVYLVSIFLLMISYFIVFKASSFVLLCVSWFIYGMSAAINTGTIDISFTKLYQNSSKKLKAFISFVKMLLSISAILVGYIGNVLYLYINIRLYLISLLIYLISSLITIFFIPNDKNIDHKLNKEDLISYLIKFKKKIITLLKSKELLELFRF, from the coding sequence TTGGAATTTCCATCAGGTATAATATCAGATATTTTTGATAGAAAAATTGTTTACTTAGTATCAATTTTTCTACTAATGATTTCTTATTTTATTGTTTTTAAAGCTTCTTCATTCGTGCTTCTTTGTGTTTCATGGTTTATATATGGGATGTCAGCTGCCATTAACACCGGTACAATTGATATTAGTTTTACTAAACTATACCAAAATAGTTCAAAAAAGCTAAAAGCTTTCATATCATTTGTAAAAATGCTACTAAGCATTAGCGCTATTTTAGTTGGATACATCGGAAATGTACTATATTTGTATATCAATATCAGATTGTATCTTATTTCATTATTAATATATTTAATATCTTCTTTAATTACAATTTTTTTTATACCAAATGATAAAAATATTGATCACAAGCTCAATAAAGAAGATTTAATTTCATATCTTATAAAGTTTAAGAAAAAAATAATAACATTATTAAAATCTAAAGAACTTTTAGAGTTATTTAGATTTTAA
- a CDS encoding chromosome replication/partitioning protein codes for MCYLFCIFLFILARFRIIFNFKIARTQAYKYIKITQLIFEGELKEIDIIKNGIDKTLLNLIKYKKVKSRENLIKPFKIRLQTQEVFDFYKKNPKFTGYIFEDFYKKNKERLIEKLEKYKNK; via the coding sequence TTGTGTTATCTTTTTTGCATTTTTCTATTTATTTTAGCAAGATTTAGAATTATTTTTAATTTTAAAATAGCTAGAACTCAGGCATATAAGTATATTAAAATAACACAACTTATTTTTGAAGGAGAGCTTAAAGAAATTGATATTATAAAGAATGGAATTGATAAAACTTTACTTAATTTAATAAAATATAAAAAAGTTAAGTCTAGAGAAAATTTAATAAAACCTTTTAAAATTAGATTACAAACACAAGAAGTATTTGATTTTTACAAAAAGAATCCAAAGTTTACTGGTTATATTTTTGAAGATTTTTACAAAAAAAATAAAGAACGACTTATTGAAAAATTAGAAAAATATAAAAATAAGTAA
- a CDS encoding DUF226 domain-containing protein, producing the protein MKSVLEKLRNKKKEIIGESRKPEIFIKKEILRGRTIYHTKMLMDLYRFEINKYKKNKFLILFRELFNQKKLEGLNLFSTRENDKFLGISYGYRKPIKNIITRYKLNGTVKSYTFSKVYYIEFKFKKGSVFCYLRSLARLIKKEKINKKYFQTFIDMLNRLEKEVYEFYQKELPNGGIINKWMEKIPK; encoded by the coding sequence ATGAAAAGCGTATTAGAAAAACTTAGAAACAAAAAAAAAGAAATAATAGGAGAAAGCAGAAAACCAGAAATTTTCATCAAAAAAGAAATTCTCAGAGGAAGAACAATATATCATACTAAAATGCTGATGGATCTATATAGATTTGAAATAAACAAATATAAAAAAAACAAATTTTTAATTCTTTTTAGAGAATTGTTTAATCAAAAAAAGTTAGAAGGACTCAATTTATTCTCCACAAGGGAAAATGACAAATTTCTGGGAATTTCCTATGGGTACAGGAAACCCATAAAGAACATTATTACAAGATACAAATTAAATGGTACTGTAAAATCATATACATTCTCCAAAGTATATTATATAGAATTCAAATTTAAAAAAGGTAGTGTATTCTGTTATTTAAGGAGTCTTGCCAGACTAATAAAGAAAGAAAAGATAAATAAAAAATATTTTCAAACATTTATCGATATGTTAAATAGATTAGAAAAAGAGGTATATGAATTCTATCAAAAAGAATTACCAAACGGGGGAATCATAAACAAATGGATGGAGAAAATACCAAAATAA
- a CDS encoding ParA family protein, with product MDGENTKIIAIGSIKGGVGKSTSAIIFSTLLSEKYKVLLIDADPQASTTSYFSDLLEEQGVDVSKKNIYEVLTDKKDINSSTFRLNNNLYILPSYIYLYLFYDDNIPFKETRLKDNLKLLKYKYDYIIIDTSPSLGIILTNVLVVSHYIIIPMTAQKWSVESLQLLEFALRRLKLKIPIFPMVTNFKKNNTYKHLLELISKDDNFLGIIHEREDLNKRIAENATFDLNKDYIKEYEITLKKFFQLSEKFLT from the coding sequence ATGGATGGAGAAAATACCAAAATAATTGCCATTGGCTCAATTAAAGGAGGCGTTGGCAAAAGCACAAGTGCCATTATATTTTCAACACTCCTATCTGAAAAATATAAAGTTCTTTTGATTGATGCTGATCCACAAGCATCAACCACCAGTTATTTTTCAGATCTTTTAGAAGAACAAGGGGTAGATGTTTCTAAAAAAAATATTTATGAAGTATTAACAGATAAAAAAGATATAAATTCTTCTACCTTTAGGCTAAACAATAATTTATACATATTGCCCAGTTACATATATTTATACCTTTTTTACGATGACAATATTCCCTTTAAAGAAACAAGATTAAAAGACAATTTAAAACTATTAAAATATAAATACGATTATATAATAATAGACACTAGTCCTAGCTTAGGAATTATTTTAACAAATGTACTAGTTGTAAGCCATTACATAATAATTCCAATGACTGCTCAAAAATGGTCAGTAGAAAGCTTGCAATTATTAGAATTTGCTCTAAGAAGATTAAAATTAAAAATACCGATTTTTCCAATGGTAACTAATTTTAAAAAAAATAATACTTATAAACACTTATTAGAGTTAATAAGTAAAGATGATAATTTTTTAGGAATCATTCATGAACGCGAAGACTTAAATAAAAGAATAGCAGAAAATGCTACTTTTGATTTAAACAAAGATTACATAAAAGAATATGAAATTACACTTAAAAAATTTTTCCAGTTATCGGAAAAATTTTTAACTTAA
- the bptA gene encoding virulence-associated protein BptA, with the protein MSRILFYGLLLICVFLGFFFFFKKENNVIYNKIIQKSEDKVFTDETYTYLFKDGNLKELVFIKSEFMDPKLEHKKNRNMTGYLIDAYRAMNPSYNFDFVIHDNKILGFKSIIFEGFEDAQVSKHENNLPSEKWQQLKDFNIGDPNINEKFFHLKFPFTVKNTLRVTLSKGFFNKIKRLKRLKVVLVSNEDKEYKIDIKNFLLKYNL; encoded by the coding sequence ATGAGTAGAATTTTATTTTACGGATTATTGTTAATCTGTGTTTTTTTAGGTTTCTTTTTCTTTTTTAAAAAAGAAAATAATGTTATTTATAATAAAATTATTCAAAAATCAGAAGATAAAGTCTTTACTGATGAGACTTATACATATCTTTTTAAAGATGGCAATTTGAAAGAGCTAGTTTTTATAAAATCGGAGTTTATGGATCCTAAGCTTGAGCATAAAAAGAATAGGAATATGACAGGTTATTTGATAGATGCTTATAGAGCTATGAATCCCAGCTACAATTTTGATTTTGTGATTCACGATAATAAAATTCTAGGTTTTAAAAGTATAATTTTTGAAGGATTTGAGGATGCTCAAGTTTCAAAGCATGAGAATAATTTACCAAGCGAGAAATGGCAACAATTAAAGGATTTTAACATTGGAGATCCAAATATTAATGAAAAATTTTTTCATTTAAAATTTCCTTTTACGGTAAAAAATACCTTGCGAGTTACCCTTTCTAAAGGGTTTTTTAATAAAATCAAAAGATTAAAACGATTAAAGGTTGTTTTAGTTTCTAATGAAGATAAAGAATATAAAATAGATATAAAAAATTTTTTACTAAAATATAATCTTTAA
- a CDS encoding BB0158 famile outer surface lipoprotein yields the protein MLANLTIKDKQTNEEKAYEILVLNSKLFYNTIKLMLAKYSNLSSEKLMLPIDE from the coding sequence ATGCTTGCAAATCTTACTATAAAAGATAAACAAACTAATGAAGAGAAAGCCTATGAAATTTTAGTATTAAATTCAAAGCTGTTTTATAATACGATTAAGCTGATGCTTGCTAAATATTCAAATTTATCAAGTGAGAAATTAATGCTTCCTATTGATGAATAA
- a CDS encoding DUF226 domain-containing protein, producing the protein MKSVLEKLRNKKKEIIGESRKPEIFIKKEILRGRTIYHTKMLMDLYRFEINKYKKNKFLILFRELFNQKKLEGLNLFSTRENDKFLGISYGYRKPIKNIITRYKLNGTVKSYTFSKVYYIEFKFKKGSVFCYLRSLARLIKKEKINKKYFQTFIDMLNRLEKEVYEFYQKELPNGGIINKWMEKIPK; encoded by the coding sequence ATGAAAAGCGTATTAGAAAAACTTAGAAACAAAAAAAAAGAAATAATAGGAGAAAGCAGAAAACCAGAAATTTTCATTAAAAAAGAAATTCTCAGAGGAAGAACAATATATCATACTAAAATGCTGATGGATCTATATAGATTTGAAATAAACAAATATAAAAAAAACAAATTTTTAATTCTTTTTAGAGAATTGTTTAATCAAAAAAAGTTAGAAGGACTCAATTTATTCTCCACAAGGGAAAATGACAAATTTCTGGGAATTTCCTATGGGTACAGGAAACCCATAAAGAACATTATTACAAGATACAAATTAAATGGTACTGTAAAATCATATACATTCTCCAAAGTATATTATATAGAATTCAAATTTAAAAAAGGTAGTGTATTCTGTTATTTAAGGAGTCTTGCCAGACTAATAAAGAAAGAAAAGATAAATAAAAAATATTTTCAAACATTTATCGATATGTTAAATAGATTAGAAAAAGAGGTATATGAATTCTATCAAAAAGAATTACCAAACGGAGGAATCATAAACAAATGGATGGAGAAAATACCAAAATAA
- a CDS encoding plasmid maintenance protein, translated as MKVNKYPQTKSKYQYKLIALIATLEYVNKTKKKYCQSDILYCFNGNLKRNGQKEVSIKTLRNYFYTLEKLNITINYYRHLGINMGTEIYYTLRHSKKDCYNIINQYFREKKKERFQKRVNSYIKINYSKKDSVKNGECFNNKYNKEEKEENKKEVQINKLKLKKYSQKCNFGEDISSFIINLGLRKEESIRLFKLISKEKYYFKKETKNNPQKSLKHKRKNLISTLRKIKINLINEGYDKEKIKLQIKNIYQKYKNKPHFILEKNKYKDLSKIIEKIKENTKKFEIKNNKDNVKNNIYSILLDQLYCKTNKINLKDKIKEYLNKQKNLEYKKIFNNQYYNEITNLIEQQNNEKTTVLIKS; from the coding sequence GTGAAAGTTAATAAATACCCACAAACAAAAAGTAAATATCAATACAAGCTTATTGCTTTAATTGCAACACTTGAATATGTCAACAAAACTAAAAAAAAATACTGCCAATCTGATATCCTTTATTGTTTTAATGGTAACCTAAAGCGCAACGGACAAAAAGAAGTTTCAATCAAAACGCTTCGAAACTACTTCTATACATTAGAAAAGCTTAACATTACTATTAATTACTACAGACATCTAGGTATTAATATGGGAACCGAAATCTACTATACTCTTAGACATTCTAAAAAAGACTGCTACAACATAATAAACCAATACTTCAGAGAGAAAAAGAAAGAAAGATTCCAAAAGCGAGTTAATTCATACATTAAAATAAATTATAGTAAAAAGGACAGTGTAAAAAATGGGGAATGTTTTAATAATAAATATAATAAAGAAGAAAAAGAAGAAAATAAAAAAGAAGTACAAATCAATAAACTAAAACTAAAAAAATATTCGCAAAAATGTAATTTTGGTGAAGATATTTCTTCCTTCATTATAAATCTTGGCTTAAGGAAAGAAGAATCCATAAGACTTTTCAAACTTATAAGCAAAGAAAAGTACTATTTCAAAAAAGAAACCAAAAATAATCCACAAAAGTCATTAAAACATAAAAGAAAAAATTTAATTTCAACTCTAAGAAAAATAAAAATAAATTTGATAAACGAAGGTTACGACAAAGAAAAAATTAAACTACAAATAAAAAACATATATCAAAAATACAAAAATAAACCCCATTTCATATTGGAAAAAAATAAATATAAAGACCTTAGTAAAATTATAGAAAAAATAAAAGAAAATACTAAAAAATTTGAAATTAAAAACAACAAAGATAATGTAAAAAATAACATTTACAGCATACTTTTAGATCAACTATATTGTAAAACCAACAAAATAAATTTGAAAGACAAAATTAAAGAATATTTAAATAAACAAAAAAACCTGGAATACAAAAAAATATTCAACAATCAGTACTATAATGAAATAACAAATCTAATAGAACAACAAAATAATGAAAAAACAACTGTTTTAATTAAGAGTTAA
- a CDS encoding chromosome replication/partitioning protein, with protein MGVKFKYMNIKIKDRINTTKNQSENEISFNEDKIERFLFLKERLAINFQKEIHNKIETMKILKEIKDKEYYKLDGYQNFEMFTRNYKIAKSQAYEYLRIANAIEEGLVKEKDIIENGIQNSLFLLKDKEGMKIKKSNRNFIRPLRFQFKTENAYIYYKSKAKFTSFLLEKLLKDKEELLNEIMKEYKKYRKYK; from the coding sequence ATGGGTGTAAAATTCAAATATATGAATATAAAAATAAAAGATCGAATCAATACTACAAAAAATCAAAGTGAAAATGAAATTAGTTTTAACGAAGATAAAATTGAACGATTCCTCTTTTTAAAAGAAAGATTAGCGATAAACTTCCAAAAAGAAATTCATAATAAAATAGAAACAATGAAGATACTGAAGGAAATTAAAGATAAAGAATATTATAAATTAGACGGATACCAAAATTTTGAAATGTTTACTAGAAATTATAAAATAGCAAAAAGTCAAGCTTACGAATATTTAAGAATAGCAAATGCAATAGAAGAAGGATTAGTAAAAGAAAAAGATATAATTGAAAACGGAATACAAAATTCTTTGTTCCTTTTAAAGGATAAAGAAGGGATGAAAATTAAAAAATCCAACCGAAACTTTATTCGACCATTAAGATTTCAGTTTAAAACAGAAAATGCATACATATATTATAAGTCAAAGGCAAAATTTACTAGTTTTTTGTTAGAAAAATTACTTAAAGATAAAGAAGAATTGCTTAATGAAATTATGAAAGAGTATAAGAAATATAGAAAATATAAGTGA
- a CDS encoding BB0158 famile outer surface lipoprotein encodes MLDGVKYSYIFYLFDLKLCHCGLTILIILMIDKYKIFKNSVPISKIIAFEPTKEFEEKYEVKSPKLIFEGLNIDFEQHRLALLKLV; translated from the coding sequence ATCTTAGATGGGGTTAAGTATTCTTATATTTTTTACCTATTCGATTTAAAACTTTGTCATTGTGGTTTAACTATACTTATTATATTAATGATAGATAAGTATAAAATATTTAAGAATAGTGTGCCAATATCCAAAATAATAGCATTTGAGCCAACTAAAGAGTTTGAAGAAAAATATGAAGTTAAAAGCCCAAAATTAATTTTTGAAGGATTAAATATTGATTTTGAGCAACATAGGTTGGCGTTGTTAAAATTAGTTTAA
- a CDS encoding pfs protein: MRGISDIVNNENNYDDYKKFIRQASINSAKTAVKLIKKILKKILTIFPVLMKNLGQEAK; this comes from the coding sequence ATGCGAGGAATATCTGATATAGTTAATAATGAAAATAATTATGATGATTATAAAAAATTTATAAGACAAGCTTCTATAAATTCTGCAAAAACAGCAGTAAAATTAATAAAAAAGATATTAAAGAAGATATTAACAATATTTCCTGTATTAATGAAGAATTTGGGTCAAGAAGCGAAATAA
- a CDS encoding chromosome replication/partitioning protein, whose amino-acid sequence MGVKFKYMNIKIKDRINTTKNQSKNEISFNEDKIERFLFLKERLAINFQKEIHNKIETMKILKEIKDKEYYKLDGYQNFEMFTRNYKIAKSQAYEYLRIANAIEEGLVKEKDIIENGIQNSLFLLKDKEGIKIKKSNRNFIRPLRFQLKTENAYIYYKSKAKFTSFLLEKLLKDKKELLNEIMKEYKKYRKYK is encoded by the coding sequence ATGGGTGTAAAATTCAAATATATGAATATAAAAATAAAAGATCGAATCAATACTACAAAAAATCAAAGTAAAAACGAAATTAGTTTTAACGAAGATAAAATTGAACGATTTCTCTTTTTAAAAGAAAGATTAGCGATAAACTTCCAAAAAGAAATTCATAATAAAATAGAAACAATGAAGATACTGAAGGAAATTAAAGATAAAGAATATTATAAATTAGACGGATACCAAAATTTTGAAATGTTTACTAGGAATTATAAAATAGCAAAAAGTCAAGCTTACGAATATTTAAGAATAGCAAATGCAATAGAAGAAGGATTAGTAAAAGAAAAAGATATAATTGAAAACGGAATACAAAATTCTTTATTCCTTTTAAAGGATAAAGAAGGGATAAAAATTAAAAAATCCAACCGAAACTTTATTCGACCATTAAGATTTCAGCTTAAAACAGAAAATGCATACATATATTATAAGTCAAAGGCAAAATTTACTAGTTTTTTGTTAGAAAAATTACTTAAAGATAAAAAAGAATTGCTTAATGAAATTATGAAAGAGTATAAGAAATATAGAAAATATAAGTGA
- a CDS encoding DUF5425 family lipoprotein — MYKKCFISLLYKITAFLLILGCDLPNKTYQNKMNDISNLEKNYMNDLDYKCLNKKESTEVKDSQKLDNNNYKNRSYSSRISNFSNSSSKTRTVCKTRD, encoded by the coding sequence ATGTACAAAAAATGTTTTATTTCATTATTATATAAAATAACAGCCTTTTTATTAATATTGGGTTGTGATTTGCCAAATAAGACTTATCAAAACAAAATGAATGATATTTCCAATTTAGAGAAGAACTATATGAATGATTTAGATTATAAATGCTTAAATAAAAAAGAGTCTACAGAGGTTAAAGATTCTCAAAAATTAGATAATAATAATTACAAAAATCGTTCTTATTCTTCCAGAATATCTAATTTTTCAAATTCTAGTAGCAAAACTCGTACAGTCTGTAAGACAAGAGATTAA
- a CDS encoding ParA family protein, which translates to MDGENTKIIAIGSIKGGVGKSTSAIIFSTLLSEKYKVLLIDADPQASTTSYFSDLLEEQGVDVPKKNIYEVLTDKKDINSSTFRLNNNLYILPSYIYLYLFYDDNIPFKETRLKDNLKLLKYKYDYIIIDTSPSLGIILTNVLVVSHYIIIPMTAQKWSVESLQLLEFALRRLKLKIPIFPMVTNFKKNNTYKHLLELISKDDNFLGLIHEREDLNKRIAENDTFDLNKDYIKEYEITLKKFFQLSEKFLT; encoded by the coding sequence ATGGATGGAGAAAATACCAAAATAATTGCCATTGGCTCAATTAAAGGAGGCGTCGGCAAAAGCACAAGTGCCATTATATTTTCAACACTCCTATCTGAAAAATATAAAGTTCTTTTGATTGATGCTGATCCACAAGCATCAACCACCAGTTATTTTTCAGATCTTTTAGAAGAACAAGGGGTAGATGTTCCTAAAAAAAATATTTATGAAGTATTAACAGATAAAAAAGATATAAATTCTTCTACCTTTAGGCTAAACAATAATTTATACATATTGCCCAGTTACATATATTTATACCTTTTTTACGATGACAACATTCCCTTTAAAGAAACAAGATTAAAAGACAATTTAAAACTATTAAAATATAAATACGATTATATAATAATAGACACTAGTCCTAGCTTAGGGATTATTTTAACAAATGTACTAGTTGTAAGCCACTACATAATAATTCCAATGACTGCTCAAAAATGGTCAGTAGAAAGCTTGCAATTATTAGAATTTGCTCTAAGAAGATTAAAATTAAAAATACCGATTTTTCCAATGGTAACTAATTTTAAGAAAAATAATACTTATAAACACTTATTAGAGTTAATAAGTAAAGATGATAATTTTTTAGGACTCATTCATGAACGCGAAGACTTAAATAAAAGAATAGCAGAAAATGATACTTTTGATTTAAACAAAGATTACATAAAAGAATATGAAATTACACTTAAAAAATTTTTCCAGTTATCGGAAAAATTTTTAACTTAA
- a CDS encoding isochorismatase family protein — protein sequence MLIDIQNDFLESGALPVPNSNEIIPLINQLQNYFKNILATKDWHCKNHVSFLSNENGGIWPIHCVKNTWGSKFPNSLNTKRIKKVFLKGKSRYYDSYSGFYDNYIKTKQTGLHFYLKKKSINTLFIAGLALDFCVKETIFDAINLGFQVCLILDATKSITTTPELIIQELKKLNILTCFSKDIFESQSKLNPKKMT from the coding sequence ATTTTAATAGATATACAAAATGATTTCTTAGAATCGGGGGCTTTACCAGTACCTAATAGTAACGAAATAATTCCCTTGATCAACCAACTTCAAAATTATTTCAAAAACATTCTTGCTACCAAGGATTGGCATTGTAAAAATCATGTAAGCTTTTTAAGCAACGAAAACGGAGGCATTTGGCCCATACACTGTGTCAAAAATACTTGGGGATCAAAATTTCCTAACAGTCTAAATACAAAAAGAATAAAAAAAGTTTTTTTAAAAGGTAAAAGTCGATATTACGATAGTTATAGTGGCTTCTATGATAATTATATAAAAACTAAACAAACAGGCCTTCATTTTTATCTAAAAAAAAAATCAATCAATACATTATTTATAGCGGGATTGGCATTAGATTTTTGTGTAAAAGAAACCATATTTGATGCAATTAACTTAGGATTTCAAGTTTGTCTAATACTAGATGCCACAAAAAGCATAACAACCACTCCCGAATTAATAATTCAGGAACTTAAAAAGCTTAATATATTAACTTGTTTTTCTAAGGATATCTTCGAAAGCCAAAGTAAGCTTAATCCAAAAAAGATGACCTAA
- a CDS encoding P12 family lipoprotein gives MLYLLSEKYFFEIDPKTLKDTITERLKNERRNWSRRIYNNLARQAKNEMENALRQLNVSSSNRVKAVKIKKEIE, from the coding sequence TTGCTGTACCTTCTATCTGAAAAATACTTTTTTGAGATAGACCCAAAAACTTTAAAAGATACTATTACTGAAAGATTAAAAAACGAACGTAGAAATTGGTCAAGAAGAATATATAATAATTTGGCAAGACAAGCAAAAAATGAAATGGAGAATGCTTTAAGACAGTTAAATGTCTCTTCTTCTAATAGAGTTAAAGCAGTGAAAATAAAAAAAGAGATTGAATAA